One Thermofilum pendens Hrk 5 DNA segment encodes these proteins:
- a CDS encoding ATP-dependent helicase, with protein sequence MSGKAISFATREYSKEEVLRVLDPLVAEWFSGKFEDLTPPQRYALIPIHEGKNVLVSSPTGTGKTLTAFLIALSELFGMARRGELEDTVYVVYVSPLRALNNDIYRNLEEPLREIRELAEKRGLEIPEIRHMVRTGDTSSSQRQSMLRKPPHILITTPETLAIILVAPKFREKLRSVKWVIVDEIHSLAENKRGVHLALSLERLRELVGRDFVRIGLSATINPLEEVAQFLVGYNDDGSPRECVIVDARYAKRKTLRVVSPVPDLVHTPAQEVTAKLYETLYEIVRKHRTTLIFTNTRSGTERVVFHLKQLARKRGDIPEDAIAAHHSSLSRNVRLDVEEKLKRGELRAIVSSTSLELGIDIGYIDVVVLVGSPKSVTRALQRIGRSGHRLHETSKGVFVCVDRDDLVEVAVMTREAYRHHLDRVHIPRNALDVLAQHLVGMAIERKMSAEEAYRIVRRSYPYRDLPWEDFENVLKFLSGGYGELEEYKVYGKIWYDPEEKVFGRRGKYARVIYTLNVGTIPDEVSVKVLTLDRKYVGNIEEEFLERLMPGDRFVLGGKVYEFVKSDGLTAYVKPAYEQKPTIPAWFSEMLPLSYDLAVRIGEFRGQAFEWISKPGGLERLKEYLKRECKVNEEGAEAVAGYFLEEYLFLRSLGVEKFPSDRVVLVERYRDADGRVHHVFHTLFGRRTNDALSHALAYLASKRAGANIGIAVHDNGFALIYPPGVEPQVSLMDVAPSELEDILKKAVFNTELMRRRFRHVATRGLMILRNYKGHEISVEKQQLSAGTLLRVIRKWEDFPILKETFREILEDYMDIAHAREVLEKVHSGEIEVVDIGLLDTPTPFAYNIILEGLSDVVLMEDKRALIAKFHEELMRKIARAKAQAQAAR encoded by the coding sequence GTGTCTGGGAAGGCGATCTCCTTCGCCACGAGGGAGTACAGCAAGGAGGAAGTGTTGAGGGTACTTGACCCCCTCGTCGCGGAGTGGTTTTCCGGGAAGTTCGAGGACTTGACGCCGCCGCAACGCTACGCGCTCATACCTATCCACGAGGGGAAGAACGTCCTGGTGTCGAGCCCCACGGGGACCGGGAAGACCCTGACTGCTTTCCTCATAGCGTTGAGCGAGCTCTTCGGCATGGCTAGGAGAGGCGAGCTGGAGGACACAGTGTACGTCGTCTACGTCTCGCCCCTCAGGGCGCTGAACAACGATATCTACAGGAACCTCGAGGAGCCTTTGAGGGAGATAAGGGAGCTCGCCGAGAAGAGGGGGCTGGAGATCCCCGAGATTAGGCACATGGTTAGGACGGGCGACACGTCGAGCTCCCAGCGACAGAGCATGCTCCGCAAGCCTCCACACATACTGATAACGACCCCGGAGACCCTTGCGATTATTCTCGTCGCGCCGAAGTTCAGGGAGAAGCTTAGGAGCGTTAAGTGGGTCATCGTGGACGAGATACACAGCCTCGCCGAGAACAAGCGCGGGGTTCACCTAGCCTTGTCGCTCGAGAGGCTCCGCGAGCTAGTGGGGAGGGACTTCGTGAGGATAGGGTTATCGGCGACCATAAACCCCCTCGAAGAGGTCGCGCAGTTCCTGGTGGGGTACAACGACGACGGGAGCCCGAGGGAGTGCGTGATAGTCGACGCCAGGTACGCCAAGAGGAAGACCCTGAGGGTGGTCTCCCCCGTCCCCGACCTCGTCCACACCCCGGCGCAGGAGGTCACCGCGAAGCTCTACGAGACTCTCTACGAGATCGTGAGGAAGCACAGGACCACCCTGATATTCACGAACACTAGGAGCGGCACGGAGAGGGTAGTCTTCCACTTGAAGCAGTTAGCGAGGAAGAGGGGCGACATACCCGAGGATGCTATAGCGGCGCACCACAGCTCGCTTAGCCGCAACGTCAGGCTGGACGTCGAGGAGAAGCTGAAGAGGGGCGAGCTCAGGGCGATAGTCAGCAGTACGAGCCTGGAGCTCGGGATAGACATAGGCTACATAGACGTCGTCGTCCTGGTCGGCTCCCCGAAGTCCGTTACCCGCGCGCTACAGAGGATAGGTAGGAGCGGCCACAGGCTTCACGAGACGAGTAAGGGTGTCTTCGTCTGCGTGGACAGGGACGACCTCGTGGAGGTAGCCGTGATGACGAGGGAGGCTTACAGGCACCACTTAGACAGGGTCCACATACCGAGGAATGCCCTAGACGTCCTGGCGCAGCACCTGGTCGGGATGGCTATAGAGAGGAAGATGAGCGCGGAGGAGGCGTACAGGATAGTGAGGAGGAGCTACCCCTACAGGGACCTCCCGTGGGAGGACTTCGAGAACGTATTAAAGTTCCTCTCAGGAGGGTACGGGGAGCTGGAGGAGTACAAGGTCTACGGGAAGATATGGTACGACCCCGAGGAGAAGGTCTTCGGGAGGAGGGGGAAGTACGCGCGCGTGATCTACACGCTGAACGTCGGGACGATCCCCGACGAGGTGAGCGTGAAGGTCCTGACCCTCGACAGGAAGTACGTGGGCAACATCGAGGAGGAGTTCCTCGAGAGGCTGATGCCCGGGGATAGGTTCGTGCTCGGCGGGAAGGTGTACGAGTTCGTCAAGAGCGACGGGCTCACGGCGTACGTGAAGCCCGCGTACGAGCAGAAGCCCACGATACCCGCATGGTTCAGCGAGATGCTACCCCTCAGCTACGACCTCGCTGTCCGCATAGGGGAGTTCAGAGGACAGGCGTTCGAGTGGATCTCGAAGCCGGGGGGCCTGGAGAGGCTCAAGGAGTACCTGAAGAGGGAGTGCAAGGTCAACGAGGAGGGGGCCGAGGCTGTGGCTGGCTACTTCCTGGAGGAGTACCTGTTTCTGCGGTCCCTCGGCGTGGAGAAGTTCCCGAGCGACAGGGTCGTGCTGGTCGAGAGGTACAGGGACGCTGACGGCAGGGTGCACCACGTCTTCCACACGCTCTTTGGGCGCAGAACCAACGACGCCTTGAGCCACGCGCTCGCGTACCTAGCGTCTAAGAGGGCTGGGGCGAACATAGGCATAGCTGTGCACGACAACGGGTTCGCGCTGATATACCCTCCGGGCGTGGAGCCGCAGGTATCCCTCATGGACGTGGCGCCCAGCGAGCTGGAGGATATCCTGAAGAAGGCGGTGTTCAACACCGAGCTCATGAGGCGTAGGTTCCGCCACGTGGCTACCCGCGGCTTAATGATACTCCGCAACTACAAGGGGCACGAGATAAGCGTCGAGAAACAACAGCTGAGCGCAGGCACCCTGCTCAGGGTTATAAGGAAGTGGGAGGACTTCCCGATACTCAAGGAGACGTTCAGAGAGATACTCGAGGACTACATGGACATAGCGCACGCCAGGGAGGTTCTCGAAAAGGTGCACAGCGGCGAGATAGAAGTCGTGGACATAGGGCTTCTTGACACGCCCACTCCGTTCGCCTACAACATAATCCTCGAGGGGCTCAGCGACGTCGTATTAATGGAGGATAAGCGCGCACTCATCGCGAAGTTCCACGAAGAACTAATGAGAAAAATAGCCAGAGCAAAAGCTCAGGCGCAAGCCGCGCGCTAG
- a CDS encoding M28 family peptidase, with product MKIREIAYELTSALPRGDVVAGSREEHESLEAVAGYLDGLSAQVHYFPCSTWVEKGVELSGGGLRVKAVAMPGSPSGELYLEPVYLGERVLPEEWEGVDLEGKIAVVKMYGKVDEAAWQYVQAVARGAEAVVFVDPFPDRRRRIVVTATPDYRFGPGTPPPVPAVAVSLEDGLRLARVSGRGEKLYLRVETAFDHSARTGVVVAGNAGGPLFTAHVDKWLSGFTDNVLGVALVVALSRAFGESAGYAVFGAEEYGAPGHSPWYWIWGSRSYADFLERRGELDSLGVVVNLDVLGGAGITVSASGPDFQGGLGKALGEGYRYTSDQVIFDSFSFTMKGVAAATLHTFQDVLPVYHTDLDEPQRVDWEKVLEAYTLAERAGEAFLREEWGLLEYSLLKRVALEKLEKVYFLEEARRVAGLLEGVNIRDEHDARHLRRLFTRPLHRGRYGEVFSEVEAVYPYILDAVEDLLVLKRAVEEGSRSVPARIFFTRIVPGWEEVLVDLEPPGKRHGGVLKEYYESFLRAVRRSLESMEEALLELKR from the coding sequence GTGAAAATACGGGAAATCGCGTACGAGCTGACATCAGCGTTGCCGCGCGGCGACGTGGTAGCGGGGAGCAGGGAGGAGCACGAATCCCTGGAAGCAGTTGCAGGGTACCTAGACGGGCTCTCGGCGCAGGTGCACTACTTCCCATGCTCCACGTGGGTCGAGAAGGGGGTCGAGCTGTCCGGGGGAGGCTTACGCGTTAAGGCTGTCGCCATGCCCGGCTCCCCCTCGGGCGAGCTCTACCTCGAGCCCGTGTACCTGGGCGAGAGGGTTCTCCCGGAGGAGTGGGAGGGGGTAGACCTCGAGGGCAAGATAGCTGTCGTCAAGATGTACGGAAAGGTCGACGAAGCGGCCTGGCAGTACGTACAGGCGGTGGCGAGGGGCGCCGAGGCTGTCGTCTTCGTAGACCCCTTCCCGGATAGAAGGAGGAGAATAGTCGTCACCGCTACCCCCGATTACCGCTTCGGCCCAGGCACCCCGCCTCCAGTGCCCGCCGTTGCTGTCTCGCTGGAGGACGGGTTGAGGCTTGCGAGGGTCTCGGGCAGGGGGGAGAAGCTATACCTCCGCGTTGAGACAGCCTTCGACCACTCCGCGAGGACAGGCGTCGTGGTGGCCGGGAACGCCGGGGGCCCGCTGTTCACGGCGCACGTCGATAAGTGGCTCTCGGGGTTCACGGACAACGTTCTCGGGGTAGCGCTGGTCGTAGCTCTCTCCAGGGCCTTCGGGGAGAGCGCGGGCTACGCGGTTTTCGGGGCCGAGGAGTACGGCGCGCCCGGGCATTCCCCGTGGTACTGGATATGGGGTTCCCGCTCCTACGCCGACTTCTTGGAGAGGAGGGGGGAGCTCGACTCCCTGGGAGTAGTCGTCAACCTCGACGTGCTCGGGGGAGCTGGGATCACGGTGTCAGCCTCGGGGCCCGACTTCCAGGGAGGGCTCGGGAAGGCTCTGGGAGAAGGCTACAGGTACACCTCGGACCAGGTGATATTCGACAGCTTCAGCTTCACCATGAAGGGTGTAGCGGCGGCGACTCTGCACACCTTCCAGGACGTGCTCCCCGTGTACCACACGGACCTCGACGAGCCCCAGAGGGTTGACTGGGAGAAGGTCTTAGAAGCCTACACGCTGGCAGAGAGGGCGGGCGAAGCTTTCCTTCGGGAGGAGTGGGGGTTGCTGGAATACTCCCTCCTCAAGCGCGTAGCTCTGGAGAAGCTCGAGAAGGTCTACTTCCTCGAGGAGGCCAGGAGGGTCGCCGGGCTCCTAGAGGGGGTGAACATTAGGGACGAGCACGACGCGCGCCATCTCAGGCGGCTTTTCACGCGCCCACTGCACAGGGGGAGGTACGGCGAAGTGTTCTCAGAGGTCGAAGCCGTTTACCCATACATCCTCGACGCCGTGGAAGACCTCCTAGTGCTGAAGAGGGCTGTCGAAGAGGGCTCCCGGAGCGTGCCGGCGAGGATTTTCTTCACCAGGATCGTACCTGGATGGGAGGAGGTTTTAGTAGACCTAGAGCCCCCGGGGAAGAGGCACGGAGGAGTGTTGAAAGAGTACTACGAGTCGTTCCTGCGCGCGGTTCGACGTAGCCTTGAATCGATGGAGGAAGCACTTCTAGAGCTTAAGAGGTAG